The following are encoded in a window of Deltaproteobacteria bacterium genomic DNA:
- a CDS encoding thermonuclease family protein encodes MAKRRPTWRWGGALVGALFAAIYVIARALDIPLPFDILGKSTGEFIVPPTGLVRVVEAVDGDTIKLAGGARVRYVGVDTPERKDPYWAAAKRENARLTTGKDVRIETCAKRGKDDYGRALGTPFDGERDLALDLVRMGLGRVFVDRACMSPDVLAAYFGAAVEAFDARRGIWRLAPDIAIRAEDAADLGGYQGFVCGPVRTIERQAGTIAIGLGAKSELRLRIASGAGVKPSGDDLVGRSVAVFGRIENDHGPVMTIDAAAQWRPVADCRAALRP; translated from the coding sequence GTGGCGAAACGAAGGCCAACGTGGCGATGGGGCGGCGCGCTCGTCGGCGCGCTGTTCGCGGCGATCTATGTGATCGCCCGCGCGCTCGATATCCCGCTTCCCTTCGACATCCTCGGCAAGAGCACGGGCGAATTTATCGTGCCGCCCACGGGACTCGTGCGCGTGGTGGAGGCCGTGGACGGCGACACCATCAAGCTCGCCGGCGGGGCGCGCGTTCGTTACGTGGGTGTGGATACACCGGAGCGAAAAGACCCCTACTGGGCGGCGGCGAAACGCGAAAACGCGCGGCTCACCACCGGAAAGGACGTGCGGATCGAGACCTGCGCCAAACGCGGAAAGGACGACTACGGCCGAGCACTGGGTACGCCCTTCGACGGCGAGCGCGACCTCGCTCTCGATCTCGTCCGCATGGGGCTCGGCCGTGTGTTCGTCGATCGCGCGTGCATGTCGCCCGACGTGCTGGCGGCGTATTTCGGTGCGGCGGTCGAGGCGTTCGACGCGCGCCGCGGCATCTGGAGACTCGCTCCCGACATCGCGATTCGGGCCGAAGACGCGGCGGACCTTGGCGGTTACCAGGGCTTCGTCTGCGGTCCCGTCAGGACGATCGAGCGACAGGCGGGAACGATCGCGATCGGACTCGGCGCGAAGTCGGAATTGCGGCTGCGGATCGCCTCGGGCGCGGGCGTGAAACCTTCGGGAGACGATCTCGTCGGTCGATCGGTCGCGGTGTTCGGACGCATCGAGAACGATCACGGACCGGTGATGACGATCGACGCCGCCGCGCAGTGGAGACCGGTCGCGGATTGCCGCGCGGCACTCAGGCCGTGA
- the polA gene encoding DNA polymerase I, whose amino-acid sequence MSQRLFLIDGSGFIFRAFYGVRRLSTSTGVPTNAVFGFATMMMKLLRDHAPTHVAVVFDTKEPTFRHEIYPDYKANRDAPPDDLVPQFGLIRELVDAFGWPRIERAGFEADDVIGTLADRGAESGFEVVIVSSDKDLCQLLAERVRMYDPMKDVWTGPDDLKERFGGGPERVVEVLALAGDTSDNVPGIPGVGEKTAVKLLDEFGSFDAVLENAAKIKGKLAEKVMENVEAARLARRLVTIERGLDLGMGFDELRLTPTDREKLGEFLGRLEMSRLLSDLQAVPAQVESSGQLSRDGYRLVTDRETLNEMIGKMRAAGEFALDTETTSEHPTRADIVGMSFCCDGREAFYLPVAHHYLGVPAQISLAEALDALRPLLTDASVRKVGQNIKYDQIVFRRAGVDLRGVDFDTMVASYLLEPEADSHGMDVLASKYLGHRTIKFKDVTGSGKDQKGFAEVPLDMARDYAAEDAHVTWELYRLLAPLIEREGFDRLLREMEMPLIDVLVDMEMAGVLIDPVFFRGLSKEADGELVRLEAEIHQAAGGPFNLNSPKQVGEILFEKLGLPSGKKTKTGYSTDVTVLESLADKHVVPKLLLEYRAFHKLKSTYIDALPSMINPRTGRVHTSFNQAVAATGRLSSSDPNLQNIPIRTKQGRRIREGFVAPEGRVLLSADYSQVELRILAHLSGDAAMLDAFASGGDIHRSTAAQVFGVELGSVTPEMRRQAKAVNFGIVYGMSAFRLGRDLEIGTKRAQEFIDAYFGRFAGVKTFIERTIADAREKGFVTTMMGRRRRVPELVASNRQVQSFGERLAVNTPIQGSAADIIKVAMVRLRARVAREAAPMTMILQVHDELVFEVDAHFVDEAATIVREEMENVVKLDAPLRVETSHGNNWAEAH is encoded by the coding sequence ATGTCCCAGCGCCTGTTCCTGATCGACGGATCCGGTTTCATCTTCCGCGCGTTCTACGGCGTGCGACGACTGAGCACGTCCACGGGCGTGCCGACGAACGCGGTATTCGGATTCGCGACGATGATGATGAAACTGCTGCGCGACCATGCGCCGACGCACGTCGCGGTCGTCTTCGACACCAAGGAGCCGACGTTTCGCCACGAGATTTATCCCGACTACAAGGCGAATCGCGACGCGCCGCCCGACGACCTCGTGCCGCAGTTCGGCCTGATCCGCGAGCTCGTCGACGCTTTCGGTTGGCCGCGAATCGAGCGGGCCGGCTTCGAGGCGGATGACGTCATCGGCACACTCGCCGACCGCGGCGCCGAGAGCGGGTTCGAGGTGGTGATCGTCTCGTCGGACAAGGATTTGTGCCAGCTCCTGGCCGAGCGCGTGCGCATGTACGACCCGATGAAGGATGTGTGGACGGGACCCGACGACCTGAAGGAGCGATTCGGCGGCGGGCCCGAGCGCGTGGTCGAGGTGCTCGCGCTGGCGGGCGACACGTCGGATAACGTGCCGGGCATTCCCGGCGTCGGTGAGAAGACCGCCGTCAAACTGCTCGATGAATTCGGTTCGTTCGACGCAGTGCTCGAAAACGCGGCCAAGATCAAGGGCAAGCTCGCCGAGAAGGTGATGGAGAATGTCGAAGCGGCGCGCCTCGCCCGACGCCTCGTGACCATCGAGCGCGGGCTCGATCTCGGGATGGGTTTCGACGAGCTGCGTCTGACGCCCACCGACCGCGAAAAGCTCGGCGAGTTTCTCGGACGCCTCGAAATGTCGCGGCTGCTGTCCGACCTTCAGGCCGTTCCCGCGCAGGTCGAATCGAGCGGGCAACTCTCGCGCGACGGCTACCGTCTCGTGACGGATCGCGAAACACTTAATGAGATGATCGGCAAAATGCGCGCGGCGGGGGAGTTCGCGCTCGACACCGAAACCACGAGCGAGCACCCCACGCGGGCCGATATCGTCGGCATGTCGTTTTGCTGCGACGGCCGCGAGGCGTTCTATCTGCCCGTCGCGCACCATTACCTCGGCGTGCCGGCGCAGATTTCGCTCGCCGAGGCGCTCGACGCGCTGCGTCCGTTGCTCACCGACGCATCCGTGCGCAAGGTCGGCCAAAACATCAAGTACGACCAGATCGTGTTTCGCCGCGCGGGGGTTGATCTGCGTGGCGTGGACTTCGACACGATGGTGGCGAGCTACCTGCTGGAGCCCGAGGCCGACAGCCACGGCATGGACGTGCTCGCGTCGAAATACCTCGGCCACCGCACGATCAAGTTCAAGGACGTCACCGGCAGCGGCAAGGATCAGAAGGGTTTTGCCGAGGTGCCGCTCGACATGGCGCGCGATTACGCCGCCGAAGACGCACACGTGACATGGGAACTCTACCGGCTGCTCGCGCCGCTGATCGAACGCGAGGGATTCGACCGGCTCCTGCGCGAGATGGAGATGCCGCTCATCGACGTGCTCGTCGACATGGAGATGGCGGGCGTGCTGATCGATCCCGTGTTCTTTCGCGGACTTTCGAAAGAAGCCGACGGCGAACTCGTCCGACTGGAGGCCGAGATCCACCAGGCCGCGGGCGGTCCCTTCAACCTCAACAGCCCGAAACAGGTTGGGGAGATTCTGTTCGAGAAGCTCGGTCTCCCGTCGGGAAAGAAGACGAAGACGGGCTACTCGACCGACGTCACCGTGCTCGAGTCGCTCGCCGACAAGCATGTCGTTCCCAAGCTGCTGCTCGAATACCGGGCGTTCCACAAGCTCAAGAGCACGTATATCGACGCGCTGCCGTCGATGATCAACCCCCGCACGGGACGCGTCCACACGAGCTTCAATCAGGCCGTGGCCGCGACGGGGCGGCTCTCGTCGTCCGATCCCAATCTGCAAAACATCCCGATCCGAACGAAACAGGGGCGGCGCATTCGCGAGGGGTTCGTCGCGCCCGAAGGCCGCGTGCTTCTTTCGGCGGACTACTCGCAGGTGGAGCTGCGCATCCTTGCGCACCTGTCGGGCGACGCGGCGATGCTGGACGCCTTCGCCTCCGGCGGCGATATCCACCGCAGCACCGCCGCGCAGGTGTTCGGAGTCGAATTGGGCTCCGTCACCCCCGAGATGCGCCGACAAGCCAAGGCCGTCAACTTCGGCATCGTGTACGGCATGAGCGCGTTTCGACTGGGGCGAGATCTGGAGATCGGCACCAAGCGCGCGCAGGAATTCATCGACGCCTACTTCGGGCGATTCGCCGGCGTGAAGACGTTTATCGAACGCACCATTGCCGACGCGCGCGAAAAGGGGTTCGTGACCACGATGATGGGCCGCCGCCGCCGCGTACCGGAACTGGTGGCGAGCAACCGGCAGGTTCAGAGTTTCGGCGAACGCCTCGCGGTCAACACGCCGATTCAGGGTTCCGCCGCGGACATCATCAAAGTGGCGATGGTCCGCCTGCGCGCCCGCGTCGCGCGCGAGGCCGCGCCGATGACGATGATCCTTCAGGTGCACGACGAGCTCGTGTTCGAGGTCGATGCGCACTTCGTGGACGAGGCCGCAACGATCGTCCGCGAGGAGATGGAAAACGTCGTGAAGCTCGATGCACCGCTCAGGGTGGAGACGAGTCACGGAAACAACTGGGCCGAGGCTCACTGA
- a CDS encoding HAMP domain-containing histidine kinase — protein MNVTELDNAEQFSREYRTRQVLILSIAVRIGIAIFVWLCVTLPSNPGWAAGSDPLFHAGFALAFAGYIYSLRRLRTETRPLRWMGFVNTLEILAISALVWRTGGTASPMTVLYLMLIMGAVFVGQVSYVLTVSLGATAVYALLEGLLLTEIIPRAIAFSARDTSAEDLFNSAYISTTLAVVGFFSLFTILLLMYLYEQVQRLHLTIERRRNQLSDANQALLASFHDLSTLVDRLKASEEAAQSARGDLLKMEKVLVVARLAAGNLHELRSPLTMVISEIEILLLSKSLPAEAKLKETLKKVLANASRMKALLQNVEDAVRPHPEQRFVEVDLNTMVSRVVGLMAYEMKKRNVKFVASYDPAEPRILGVPSQIEQIIVNLVANAADACPERNGAVTVETQIRNAGVNLVVTDNGEGLNEDETAKIFDPFFTTKNRSDQLGLGLYVVANIVDRHKGHISVESNPGRRTAFTVTFPMAV, from the coding sequence GTGAACGTCACCGAGCTGGACAACGCCGAACAATTCTCCCGGGAATATCGCACGCGGCAGGTTCTGATTCTGTCGATCGCCGTCCGGATCGGCATCGCCATTTTCGTTTGGCTGTGCGTGACGCTTCCGAGCAATCCCGGCTGGGCGGCGGGTTCCGATCCCCTGTTCCACGCCGGTTTCGCGCTCGCATTCGCGGGCTACATCTATTCGCTCCGTCGACTGCGCACGGAAACCCGGCCCCTTCGCTGGATGGGATTCGTCAACACGCTCGAGATCCTCGCGATCTCGGCGCTCGTCTGGCGGACCGGCGGCACCGCGAGCCCGATGACCGTTCTGTACCTCATGCTCATCATGGGTGCGGTCTTCGTCGGCCAGGTGTCGTACGTCCTGACAGTCAGCCTCGGTGCGACAGCGGTCTACGCCCTGCTCGAAGGGCTGCTTCTCACCGAGATCATTCCCCGCGCGATCGCGTTCTCCGCGCGCGACACCTCGGCCGAGGACCTGTTCAATTCGGCGTACATTTCGACCACTCTCGCCGTCGTCGGCTTTTTTTCGCTCTTCACGATCCTGCTGCTCATGTATCTCTATGAACAGGTTCAGCGGCTGCACCTCACGATCGAGCGTCGCCGGAACCAGCTTTCGGACGCGAATCAGGCCCTGCTCGCGAGCTTCCACGACCTGTCGACGCTCGTGGACCGCCTGAAAGCGAGCGAAGAGGCGGCGCAGTCCGCGCGCGGCGATCTCCTGAAAATGGAAAAGGTGCTCGTGGTCGCGCGGCTCGCGGCCGGCAATCTTCATGAACTGCGTTCGCCGCTGACCATGGTGATCTCGGAAATCGAAATCCTACTGCTCTCCAAGTCGTTGCCCGCGGAGGCGAAACTCAAAGAGACGCTCAAAAAAGTTCTGGCCAACGCGTCGCGTATGAAAGCGCTGCTCCAGAATGTCGAGGACGCCGTTCGTCCGCACCCCGAACAGCGATTCGTCGAGGTGGACCTGAACACGATGGTTTCGCGTGTCGTCGGGTTGATGGCGTACGAGATGAAGAAACGCAACGTCAAATTCGTCGCGAGCTACGACCCGGCCGAACCGCGCATCCTCGGCGTGCCCTCGCAGATCGAACAAATCATCGTCAATCTCGTCGCCAACGCCGCCGACGCATGCCCCGAACGCAACGGCGCGGTCACGGTGGAAACGCAGATCCGTAACGCCGGCGTGAATCTCGTCGTGACCGACAACGGCGAGGGGCTCAACGAAGACGAGACGGCGAAGATCTTCGACCCGTTCTTCACGACGAAGAACCGGAGCGACCAACTCGGCCTCGGGCTCTACGTCGTCGCGAACATCGTGGATCGGCACAAGGGTCACATCTCCGTCGAGTCGAATCCCGGCCGACGCACCGCGTTCACCGTCACCTTCCCGATGGCCGTGTAA
- a CDS encoding DegT/DnrJ/EryC1/StrS family aminotransferase has translation MSNLAIRGGTPLRNDPWPTWPPYTEREREFLNLVLDSRNWGGYPSPNFQARHFAEEYAKYAGAKYGICAANGTVTLEIALRALGIAAGDEVIVPATSWVATAACAVYLNAVPVFVDIKPMNFTIDCDLIEAAITPKTRAIIAVHLGSTIADLDRLTEIAKKHGLALIEDCAHMHGGEWRGRGVGSIGDLGSFSFQSSKLMTAGEGGLILTSDPVLEQKCQSLVNCGRKEPGYDEFDGRLFGWNYRISEFQAAVLRAQLEALPERTKLRAENGAYLTEQLRKIPGIGVIERDPRITTQAHYQFIFTYDKNEFAGVHRDKFIEACEAEGLHLDGAFYKPMYANSLFAAKTGEWPMLRERYGDGITKESANTPVAWEFALETGVWMHYPKLMGTKKDVDDIVAIIRKVRENATELR, from the coding sequence ATGAGCAACCTGGCGATCCGCGGAGGAACCCCGCTACGCAATGATCCGTGGCCCACGTGGCCTCCCTACACCGAACGTGAGCGCGAGTTCCTGAATCTGGTGCTCGATTCCCGGAACTGGGGCGGATACCCTTCACCGAACTTTCAGGCCCGTCACTTCGCCGAGGAATACGCGAAGTACGCCGGCGCGAAATACGGCATTTGCGCGGCCAACGGAACCGTGACGCTGGAAATCGCGTTGCGCGCGCTGGGCATTGCGGCGGGCGACGAGGTCATCGTGCCCGCCACGTCGTGGGTGGCGACCGCCGCGTGCGCCGTATACCTCAACGCCGTGCCCGTTTTCGTCGACATCAAGCCGATGAACTTCACGATCGACTGCGACCTGATCGAGGCCGCGATCACGCCGAAGACCCGGGCGATCATCGCGGTGCACCTGGGCTCGACCATCGCCGACCTCGACCGGCTGACCGAGATCGCCAAGAAGCACGGACTCGCGCTCATCGAGGACTGTGCCCACATGCACGGCGGCGAGTGGCGCGGGCGCGGCGTCGGCTCCATCGGCGACCTGGGCAGCTTCAGCTTCCAGTCGAGCAAGCTCATGACCGCGGGGGAGGGCGGTTTGATCCTCACGTCCGATCCCGTGCTCGAGCAAAAATGCCAGAGCCTCGTGAACTGCGGACGCAAGGAGCCGGGCTACGATGAATTCGACGGGCGGCTCTTCGGATGGAACTATCGCATCAGCGAGTTCCAGGCCGCGGTGCTGCGCGCGCAGCTCGAAGCCTTGCCCGAACGCACCAAGCTGCGTGCGGAAAACGGCGCATACCTGACCGAACAGCTTCGCAAGATCCCGGGCATCGGCGTGATCGAGCGCGATCCGCGCATCACCACGCAGGCGCACTACCAGTTCATCTTCACCTATGACAAGAACGAATTCGCCGGCGTGCACCGCGACAAGTTCATCGAGGCGTGCGAGGCCGAGGGCCTGCACCTCGACGGCGCGTTCTACAAACCGATGTATGCGAATTCGCTGTTCGCCGCGAAGACGGGCGAGTGGCCGATGCTGCGCGAGCGCTACGGCGACGGCATCACGAAGGAATCGGCGAACACGCCCGTGGCATGGGAATTCGCGCTGGAAACCGGCGTGTGGATGCACTATCCCAAACTGATGGGCACGAAAAAGGATGTGGACGACATCGTCGCGATCATCCGCAAGGTGCGCGAAAACGCGACCGAGTTGCGGTAG
- a CDS encoding GTP cyclohydrolase I FolE2, whose translation MTQLADIQNSRDERALPINKVGVKGLRYPIVVRDKAHGRQHTVGTFRMAVNLPGHFKGTHMSRFVEVLERHQSSISLREFRAMCAEIKQALTATEAHVAVEFPYFVEKTAPRSGAPGLVSYACSIEASLNHEFDMVLGIVIPVQTLCPCSKELAKVSAHTQRGEITVRVRFREFVWIEDLIALMEECASSPIWSVLEPEDADFVTRHAFEHPAFVEDVVREAALRLRAHPAITWFSVEAENFESIHNHSAYANIEMADEGIG comes from the coding sequence ATGACGCAGCTCGCCGATATTCAGAATTCCCGCGACGAACGCGCCCTGCCGATCAACAAAGTCGGCGTGAAGGGGCTTCGCTATCCCATCGTGGTGCGCGACAAGGCCCACGGACGCCAGCACACGGTCGGCACCTTTCGCATGGCCGTCAATCTCCCCGGGCACTTCAAGGGCACGCACATGTCGCGCTTCGTCGAGGTGCTCGAGCGCCATCAATCGAGCATCTCGCTGCGCGAGTTTCGCGCGATGTGCGCCGAGATCAAACAGGCGCTCACCGCGACCGAGGCGCATGTAGCCGTGGAGTTTCCGTACTTCGTGGAAAAGACGGCGCCGCGCTCCGGTGCGCCGGGGCTGGTGAGTTATGCCTGCTCGATCGAGGCGAGCCTGAACCACGAATTCGACATGGTGCTCGGCATCGTGATCCCCGTGCAGACGCTGTGCCCGTGCAGCAAGGAACTGGCGAAGGTGTCGGCCCACACGCAGCGCGGCGAAATCACCGTACGGGTTCGTTTCCGCGAGTTCGTGTGGATCGAGGATCTGATCGCGCTGATGGAAGAGTGTGCATCGAGCCCGATCTGGTCGGTGCTGGAGCCGGAAGACGCCGACTTCGTCACGCGCCACGCGTTCGAGCATCCGGCCTTCGTCGAGGACGTGGTCCGCGAAGCGGCGCTGCGTCTGCGCGCGCACCCGGCGATCACGTGGTTTTCGGTCGAGGCCGAAAACTTCGAGAGCATCCACAACCACAGCGCGTACGCGAATATCGAGATGGCGGACGAAGGAATTGGGTGA
- a CDS encoding type II toxin-antitoxin system RelE/ParE family toxin — MSYRVSFHPSAQKELSRLPNDIFERVRTKILALSENPRPDNSRKLVGSRDWRIRVGTWRVVYRIDDDAREITITVIGHRREVYR, encoded by the coding sequence GTGAGTTATCGAGTCAGCTTTCATCCGTCCGCACAAAAAGAGCTCTCCCGCCTTCCGAACGACATTTTCGAACGAGTGCGTACGAAGATTCTGGCCCTGTCGGAAAATCCACGGCCGGACAACTCGCGAAAACTGGTCGGAAGCCGGGACTGGCGCATCCGTGTGGGGACGTGGCGAGTCGTTTACCGCATCGACGACGACGCGCGAGAGATCACCATCACCGTGATCGGACATCGACGCGAGGTGTATCGATAG
- a CDS encoding response regulator, which translates to MVHPLRSDDQMPGAGETRRILVVNDDPFQLDLTARTIREMGHEVVVASDGEEAILRAVEGPDLDLVVTDLYMPRIDGWKLCRLLRSSHFPRFNRVPILVQSATFAGSDTEQVTRDNGANHFLPVPYPPDELRRSVDKLLAGEIPQKPVRALVVNANDALRRMVADAMRRSGYEVAEAAGAERARVLRESHRPELVVLGHPLPDGIVEELVAELKAAEERSTVIVVAESPAESLAVRVTRHGADAFVREPFEIDYLIALCEKTRRERSLIRIEELLADRSRELSQSERKYRDLIENAIDIIFMLDVEGVVIEVNDAFLRASGYSPRELIGSHFTLLLHPADLGRARAAASRAARGGDSQIEMRLKDKVGGFGWYSFAYRPITDPDGSVLAIHAVGRDITEQKDAAARLEWMGRVIAQVGEGIAVADLEGTIVFANPAFARIHGSDDAAALAGKGVREFLDEGAAPDLIPFRDEVLRAGRHTGELTHLRADGVAIHARTTVSVFTGADGRRAGYVLLVQDLSERRAAAQALTESEERFALVAGRTSDIIVTRALGAHPSTQFLCGRCEQILGYSAEEMTNGIERWLERIPLEDRHVFTQPGGRPFDGPPGDVEWTYRFQTREGRTVHLREQGVRQAEDGVTKVHSAIRDVTAQVTAEQERENLQRQLLHASKMESIGTLAGGIAHDFNNLLTGVMGNQELASLYVGDAGREYLNNAKAAAARAADLVKKLLAFSRKEKLERKVLDLGTIVHETRKVLSETFDRRIHIDAQVPEDLRRVNADAGQVQQVLMNLCINARDALTDVLDGRVATALRERYTISISLSNWDIDDAQVASRPEAKPGAYVLLRVADNGAGMSEETKQRLFEPFFTTKEAGRGTGLGLATVFGIVKQHEGWIDFDSRLGSGTEFRIYLPAAAESRSVEATPGIAVDLPRGTETILVVDDEAVIRDILRETLQQAGYTVIVAEDGRKGVEAFIEHRARIGGVILDLTMPRMSGGEALDIIRSKSPNAKVVISTGHADLIDRDDYLRRGASAFVPKPYKLMELLRTLRTVLDR; encoded by the coding sequence ATGGTCCACCCCTTGCGTTCTGACGACCAGATGCCCGGTGCGGGTGAAACCCGACGTATTTTGGTCGTCAACGACGATCCTTTTCAGCTCGATCTCACCGCGCGCACCATTCGCGAGATGGGTCACGAGGTTGTCGTTGCGTCCGACGGCGAGGAGGCGATTCTCCGCGCCGTCGAGGGACCCGATCTCGATCTCGTCGTCACCGACCTCTACATGCCGCGCATCGACGGCTGGAAGCTGTGCCGCCTGTTGCGCAGTAGCCATTTCCCGCGATTCAACCGGGTCCCGATTCTCGTTCAGTCCGCCACGTTCGCGGGGAGCGACACCGAACAGGTGACGCGCGACAACGGCGCGAACCACTTCCTGCCGGTGCCTTACCCGCCCGACGAACTGCGTCGCTCGGTCGATAAACTCCTGGCCGGCGAGATCCCGCAAAAGCCCGTGCGCGCGCTGGTGGTCAACGCGAACGACGCGCTGCGCCGTATGGTCGCCGACGCCATGCGCCGCTCGGGTTACGAGGTCGCCGAGGCCGCGGGTGCTGAACGGGCGCGCGTGCTTCGCGAGAGCCATCGCCCGGAACTCGTCGTCCTGGGCCATCCGCTGCCCGACGGCATCGTCGAGGAGTTGGTCGCCGAGCTGAAGGCCGCGGAAGAGCGCTCGACGGTCATCGTCGTCGCCGAGTCGCCCGCGGAGTCGCTCGCCGTGCGCGTGACGCGCCATGGCGCGGACGCGTTCGTGCGCGAGCCCTTCGAGATCGATTATCTGATCGCGCTGTGCGAGAAGACGCGGCGCGAACGCTCGCTGATCCGCATCGAGGAACTGCTCGCCGACCGATCGCGCGAACTGTCGCAGAGCGAGCGCAAATATCGCGACCTGATCGAAAACGCGATCGACATCATCTTCATGCTCGACGTCGAGGGCGTGGTCATCGAGGTCAACGACGCGTTTCTGCGCGCGAGCGGATACTCACCGCGCGAGCTGATCGGCAGCCACTTCACGCTGCTGCTGCACCCCGCGGACCTGGGGCGGGCGCGCGCGGCGGCGTCGCGCGCGGCGCGCGGCGGTGATTCGCAGATCGAAATGCGCCTCAAGGACAAAGTCGGCGGATTCGGCTGGTACTCGTTCGCGTACCGTCCGATCACCGATCCCGACGGTTCGGTGCTGGCGATCCACGCGGTCGGGCGCGACATCACCGAACAAAAAGACGCCGCCGCGCGGCTCGAGTGGATGGGCCGCGTGATCGCGCAGGTCGGCGAGGGCATCGCGGTCGCCGACCTCGAAGGAACAATCGTCTTCGCAAATCCCGCGTTCGCGCGTATCCACGGCAGCGACGACGCGGCAGCGCTCGCCGGCAAGGGCGTGCGTGAGTTTCTGGACGAGGGCGCCGCGCCCGATCTGATCCCGTTTCGTGACGAGGTCCTTCGCGCCGGTCGCCATACCGGCGAATTGACACACCTGCGCGCCGACGGAGTCGCGATCCACGCGCGGACCACCGTCAGCGTGTTCACGGGCGCGGACGGACGCCGCGCGGGCTACGTGCTGCTGGTTCAGGACCTGTCCGAGCGGCGCGCCGCGGCGCAGGCGCTCACCGAATCGGAGGAGCGTTTCGCGCTCGTCGCCGGACGCACCTCGGACATCATCGTCACGCGGGCGCTGGGCGCGCATCCCTCCACGCAGTTCCTGTGCGGGCGCTGCGAGCAGATTCTGGGGTACTCCGCCGAGGAGATGACGAACGGCATCGAGCGGTGGCTCGAGCGCATCCCCCTCGAAGACCGCCACGTCTTCACGCAGCCCGGCGGAAGACCCTTCGACGGTCCCCCGGGCGATGTCGAATGGACCTACCGATTCCAGACGCGCGAAGGACGCACGGTGCATTTGCGCGAGCAGGGCGTACGGCAGGCCGAAGACGGCGTGACAAAGGTGCACAGTGCGATTCGCGACGTGACCGCGCAGGTGACCGCGGAGCAGGAACGCGAAAACCTGCAACGGCAGCTCCTGCACGCGTCGAAGATGGAGTCGATCGGTACGCTGGCCGGCGGCATTGCCCACGACTTCAACAATCTCCTGACCGGCGTGATGGGCAATCAGGAACTCGCGTCGCTGTATGTCGGCGATGCCGGGCGCGAATACCTGAACAACGCCAAGGCCGCGGCAGCGCGCGCGGCGGATCTCGTCAAGAAACTGCTCGCGTTTTCACGCAAGGAGAAACTCGAACGCAAGGTCCTCGACCTGGGGACGATCGTCCATGAGACGCGCAAGGTGCTCAGTGAAACCTTTGACCGGCGTATCCATATCGACGCGCAGGTTCCCGAAGACCTGCGCCGCGTGAACGCCGACGCCGGGCAGGTGCAGCAGGTGCTGATGAACCTGTGCATCAACGCCCGCGACGCCCTGACGGACGTGCTCGACGGCCGCGTGGCGACGGCGCTGCGCGAGCGGTACACGATTTCGATCTCGCTTTCGAACTGGGACATCGACGACGCGCAAGTCGCGTCACGTCCCGAGGCGAAGCCCGGCGCTTACGTCCTGCTGCGCGTCGCGGATAACGGCGCGGGGATGAGCGAGGAGACGAAGCAGCGGCTGTTCGAGCCGTTCTTCACGACCAAGGAGGCCGGGCGTGGTACCGGCCTCGGTCTCGCGACCGTCTTCGGCATCGTCAAGCAGCACGAGGGATGGATCGACTTCGACAGCCGTCTCGGTTCGGGCACCGAGTTTCGCATCTACCTGCCCGCCGCGGCCGAGTCGCGGTCCGTCGAAGCGACGCCGGGGATCGCGGTCGATCTGCCGCGCGGCACCGAGACGATTCTCGTGGTGGACGACGAGGCGGTGATCCGCGACATTTTGCGCGAGACGCTCCAGCAGGCGGGCTACACCGTGATCGTCGCCGAGGACGGGCGCAAAGGTGTCGAGGCGTTTATCGAGCATCGCGCGCGCATCGGCGGGGTCATCCTCGACCTCACCATGCCGCGCATGTCCGGCGGCGAGGCGCTCGACATCATCCGCTCCAAGTCGCCGAACGCGAAAGTGGTGATCTCCACCGGCCACGCCGATCTGATCGACCGCGACGATTATCTACGCCGCGGCGCCTCGGCCTTCGTGCCCAAACCCTACAAGCTGATGGAACTGCTGCGGACGCTTCGCACGGTGCTGGACCGATAA